In one Thermodesulfobium acidiphilum genomic region, the following are encoded:
- a CDS encoding M20 metallopeptidase family protein produces the protein MYNKLDSLQNIFEYVVEMRRYFHMYPELGLAEFNTQAKIISELESFGLKPKKIGDTGVICEIIGSGPKRVAIRADIDALPIDDAIDKSYRSRNPNVCHACGHDGHTAMLLGVARFFSENIDLLRGNLRLIFQPNEEKVPIGGAKRLIEEGALDGVDIIIGAHLWQPIESGKIGISYDKLMACADEFIININGRGGHGSMPHQTIDPIITGAQIILALKIITATSIDPLENAVLSIGLFNSGSAFNIIPDKSLIKGTVRTFSQEVRETMFKRIKEICEGICASNSAKFTMEPIFGYPSLINHESVAKIIENSAIEVIGEENVLHIKPVMGAEDFSYYLQKIKGAFFFIGAGNAAKGIVYPHHHPHFDIDEDALMVGLKVLINSTIKLLK, from the coding sequence ATGTATAACAAATTGGACTCTTTGCAAAATATCTTTGAATATGTAGTAGAGATGAGAAGATATTTTCACATGTATCCAGAGCTTGGATTAGCAGAATTTAATACTCAAGCAAAAATAATCTCTGAATTAGAAAGTTTTGGATTAAAACCTAAAAAAATTGGCGATACTGGCGTAATATGTGAGATCATAGGAAGTGGTCCTAAAAGAGTTGCAATAAGAGCAGATATAGATGCTTTACCTATAGATGATGCTATCGATAAATCATATAGATCAAGAAATCCTAATGTGTGCCACGCGTGTGGACATGATGGCCATACAGCAATGCTTCTTGGAGTTGCCAGATTTTTCTCTGAAAATATAGATTTATTGCGAGGTAACTTAAGACTAATCTTCCAACCAAACGAAGAAAAAGTACCCATTGGAGGTGCTAAAAGATTAATTGAAGAGGGGGCATTGGATGGTGTAGATATTATTATTGGAGCACATTTGTGGCAACCAATTGAGTCTGGAAAGATAGGGATTAGTTATGATAAATTAATGGCTTGTGCTGATGAATTTATTATTAATATTAATGGTCGTGGAGGACATGGGTCAATGCCTCATCAAACTATTGATCCAATTATAACAGGTGCACAAATTATTCTTGCGCTTAAAATAATTACAGCTACAAGCATAGATCCGCTGGAAAATGCTGTTTTATCCATCGGCCTTTTTAACTCAGGTTCCGCTTTTAACATAATTCCTGATAAATCTCTTATAAAGGGTACAGTAAGAACATTTTCCCAGGAAGTTAGAGAGACAATGTTTAAACGCATTAAAGAAATCTGTGAGGGAATATGTGCTTCAAATAGTGCAAAATTTACTATGGAACCTATCTTTGGCTACCCTTCTCTAATAAACCACGAGAGCGTTGCAAAAATAATTGAAAATTCTGCGATCGAAGTTATTGGAGAAGAAAACGTTCTACATATAAAACCAGTAATGGGCGCTGAAGATTTTTCTTATTATCTACAAAAAATAAAGGGTGCGTTCTTTTTTATTGGAGCTGGCAATGCAGCTAAGGGCATAGTGTATCCTCATCATCACCCCCATTTCGATATCGATGAGGATGCCTTAATGGTAGGTCTTAAGGTTCTTATTAATTCTACGATAAAACTTTTGAAATAA
- a CDS encoding asparaginase encodes MKKVVIVATGGTIAMKKNEAGKSIPAVTGEGLISSVPGIRDIADFEVVNFSNFASCNMKPENLLKLANKIKDILKNKNISGIVITHGTDTIEDSAFFLELTIDDERPIIFTAAQRDASEFDSDGPRNIKNSAKIAIDDCAKNRGIMVSLNEEIFGALYVHKSHTSNVKTFDSGNMGIIGYVDIDRICFYNNHRSKIKFQIPENFPKVVPILAYTGITSDIIDFYIKNGAEGIVIEAFGRGNVPPELEEGIIMAIEQRIPVVITSRCHNGRVLPVYSYRGGSSRLKDFGCIFSEGISTSKSRLLLGLALTQTNDHLKIQDIFNKIAC; translated from the coding sequence ATGAAAAAGGTGGTAATTGTGGCAACTGGGGGAACAATTGCAATGAAAAAAAATGAAGCCGGAAAATCAATTCCTGCTGTTACTGGAGAAGGGCTTATAAGCAGCGTGCCAGGCATTAGAGATATTGCAGATTTTGAAGTAGTAAATTTTAGTAATTTTGCTAGTTGCAATATGAAACCAGAAAATTTATTAAAGCTCGCTAATAAAATTAAAGATATACTTAAAAATAAAAATATAAGTGGGATAGTTATAACACATGGTACAGATACCATTGAGGATAGTGCGTTTTTTTTGGAATTGACTATCGATGATGAAAGGCCTATAATCTTCACGGCTGCTCAAAGAGATGCATCCGAGTTTGATTCAGATGGTCCAAGAAATATAAAAAATTCTGCAAAAATAGCTATTGACGATTGCGCAAAAAATAGAGGTATAATGGTTTCTCTAAATGAAGAAATTTTTGGGGCTCTATATGTTCATAAAAGTCATACAAGCAACGTTAAAACATTTGATTCGGGTAATATGGGAATAATTGGATATGTTGATATAGATAGGATTTGTTTCTACAACAATCATAGATCAAAGATAAAGTTTCAAATTCCTGAAAACTTCCCAAAGGTTGTGCCAATTTTAGCGTATACAGGTATTACTTCAGATATTATAGACTTCTATATAAAAAATGGTGCTGAGGGCATTGTAATTGAAGCTTTTGGGCGTGGAAATGTGCCTCCTGAGTTAGAAGAAGGTATTATAATGGCCATAGAACAAAGGATTCCAGTTGTAATCACTTCAAGATGTCACAATGGCAGAGTATTACCTGTATATTCATATAGGGGTGGATCAAGCAGGCTAAAGGATTTTGGTTGCATATTTTCGGAAGGAATTTCTACATCTAAATCTCGTTTACTTTTAGGTCTTGCCCTTACCCAAACAAATGACCATTTAAAAATTCAGGATATTTTTAATAAAATTGCTTGTTGA
- a CDS encoding sensor domain-containing diguanylate cyclase, translated as MIANVQDESTLYQSICDIAVRYGHLKLAFIAKPDKDGIFRILAASGNTKYAYSAFISISPEILEGQGSSGKTWRNKVANYVQSFEKESFTAPWKNLAKKYVIKSSATIPIFKENDIWACLSVYHSEENVFTGDLKKLLEELSKDISIGLDRLDFRKKEKEISEIRKNIIENALIGIALVKNREILQVNPKFAKIFGYSDEKELVGKPTKILFYDEEEYERIDKLYNDLFINKKIELIEIRQKRRNNDLIICEATANVIDEKEKITIWTVQDITERKKAQLELERAYFLLNNIIENLPDATFVINSEGKIIAWNKALETLTGKTKEIMLGKDYLEYSILFYDKPRPLLANIILSNNEKLLKENYNLIYKSDNIIYAETFSPKIFNNAGAYVFVATSKLIDKKGNVIGAIESIRDISENKKMEEELYELSIKDSLTDSYNRRYFEKRLEEEIERTKRNKIPFSLIMFDIDDFKTINDNYGHAVGDRVLVEIVNFIKNRIRKTDFIARWGGEEFMILLTNTNLHYAEKLALELKDGICRLNIPEVKFVTASFGVTSYQHFDTVNSITKRVDDLMYAAKAAGKNCVRCSIYEI; from the coding sequence TTGATCGCAAATGTACAAGATGAGTCAACTTTATATCAATCGATATGTGACATAGCTGTAAGATATGGGCATCTAAAACTTGCTTTCATTGCTAAGCCAGATAAAGATGGCATATTTAGGATTCTTGCAGCATCGGGTAATACTAAATACGCATATTCTGCTTTTATTTCGATTAGTCCTGAAATACTTGAAGGACAGGGCTCATCTGGAAAAACATGGAGAAATAAAGTTGCTAATTATGTCCAATCATTTGAAAAGGAAAGTTTTACAGCTCCCTGGAAAAATCTGGCTAAAAAATATGTAATAAAATCAAGCGCTACTATTCCAATATTTAAAGAGAATGATATTTGGGCTTGCTTATCAGTATATCACTCTGAAGAGAATGTCTTCACAGGAGATCTGAAAAAATTATTAGAAGAACTCTCAAAAGATATTTCAATTGGCTTAGACAGACTAGATTTTAGAAAAAAAGAGAAAGAAATCTCAGAGATCAGGAAGAATATTATTGAAAACGCTTTAATTGGTATCGCACTTGTAAAAAACAGGGAGATCTTACAAGTAAACCCAAAGTTTGCTAAAATATTTGGCTACTCTGATGAAAAAGAACTCGTTGGAAAGCCAACAAAAATACTGTTTTATGATGAAGAAGAATATGAAAGAATTGATAAGTTATATAATGATTTATTTATAAACAAAAAAATTGAACTTATAGAAATTCGTCAAAAGAGAAGGAATAATGATTTAATTATTTGCGAAGCAACAGCAAATGTTATTGACGAAAAAGAAAAGATCACTATTTGGACGGTCCAGGATATTACAGAAAGAAAAAAGGCTCAACTTGAATTAGAAAGGGCGTATTTTCTTTTAAACAACATAATTGAAAACTTACCCGATGCTACCTTTGTTATAAATTCTGAAGGAAAAATTATAGCATGGAATAAAGCTTTGGAAACATTGACAGGCAAGACAAAAGAAATAATGTTAGGGAAAGATTATCTAGAATATTCAATATTGTTTTACGATAAACCAAGACCATTACTAGCCAATATAATCTTAAGTAATAACGAAAAACTTTTAAAGGAAAATTACAATTTGATTTATAAATCAGACAACATAATCTATGCAGAAACTTTTTCTCCAAAAATATTTAACAATGCAGGAGCATATGTATTTGTTGCCACGTCTAAGTTAATTGATAAGAAAGGAAATGTAATAGGAGCAATTGAATCAATAAGAGATATTTCTGAAAACAAAAAAATGGAAGAAGAGCTATACGAGTTATCTATTAAAGATTCTTTAACTGATTCGTACAATAGAAGATATTTTGAAAAAAGATTAGAAGAAGAAATTGAAAGAACAAAGCGAAATAAGATACCTTTTTCACTTATAATGTTTGATATTGATGATTTTAAAACTATTAATGACAATTATGGCCATGCGGTTGGAGACAGAGTTCTTGTAGAAATTGTAAATTTCATTAAAAATAGAATCAGAAAGACTGATTTTATAGCTAGATGGGGTGGAGAAGAGTTTATGATACTCCTGACAAATACCAATCTACATTATGCTGAAAAATTAGCTCTTGAGCTTAAGGATGGAATATGCAGATTAAATATCCCTGAAGTTAAATTCGTAACTGCTAGCTTTGGAGTTACGAGTTATCAGCACTTTGATACAGTAAATTCAATAACTAAAAGAGTAGATGATTTGATGTATGCTGCTAAAGCTGCAGGCAAAAACTGTGTAAGGTGTAGCATATATGAAATATAA
- the thrC gene encoding threonine synthase produces the protein MLYKSTRGDNEKLLASETILEGLSKDGGLFVPEEIPPIDIKEISKLERYQDVAFLILKKFLTDYTNDEISYCIDQAYNLDKFDNKFITPIFSFNKNCSITELWHGPTQAFKDIALQIMPLLLSIAKNKNNIHNEIVILVATSGDTGKAALEGYKDVKGTKIIVFFPHNGVSEIQKLQMITQEGTNTFSFAVKGNFDDVQTSVKSIFNDVALNNKLLQNGFELSSANSINWGRLVPQIVYYFYSYIQGLKNNLFDMNSEINFVVPTGNFGNILAGYYAKKMGLPIKKLICASNSNNVLTDFINNGIYNRKRKFYKTISPSMDILISSNLERLLYDLSNSDSNYILNLMIQLKENGEYKINNDLHSKIKNLFWADWVDDTTTKKQIYKDFKENNYLLDTHTSVGRSVYLKYISQTKDFTPTFILSTANPYKFSISIYEALFGKPDPTKSEFDLMFELEEKTNVPIPAPLRSLKEKSIIHKVVINKEQMSDEILKILGIKS, from the coding sequence ATGCTTTATAAAAGTACTAGAGGAGATAATGAAAAACTCTTAGCTTCTGAAACTATTCTAGAAGGTTTATCGAAAGATGGAGGACTTTTTGTTCCTGAAGAAATACCACCAATCGATATAAAGGAAATTTCGAAATTAGAAAGATACCAGGACGTTGCTTTTTTAATACTGAAGAAATTTTTAACAGATTATACTAATGATGAAATAAGCTATTGTATAGATCAAGCTTATAATCTTGATAAATTTGATAATAAATTTATTACTCCAATTTTTAGTTTTAATAAAAATTGCTCAATAACTGAATTATGGCACGGTCCAACTCAAGCTTTTAAGGATATTGCTCTTCAAATTATGCCACTTTTACTGTCGATTGCAAAAAATAAAAATAACATACATAACGAAATAGTTATTTTGGTTGCTACATCTGGCGATACAGGTAAGGCAGCTCTTGAAGGTTATAAGGATGTAAAGGGTACTAAAATTATTGTTTTTTTCCCTCATAATGGAGTAAGCGAGATTCAAAAGTTACAGATGATTACTCAAGAAGGTACAAATACCTTCTCTTTCGCAGTAAAAGGAAATTTTGATGACGTACAAACCAGTGTAAAATCAATTTTCAACGATGTGGCTTTAAACAATAAGTTATTACAGAATGGCTTTGAACTTTCTTCTGCAAACTCAATAAATTGGGGGAGATTAGTTCCTCAAATAGTATATTATTTTTATTCTTATATCCAGGGCTTGAAAAACAATTTATTTGATATGAATTCGGAAATAAATTTCGTTGTTCCTACTGGAAACTTTGGTAATATATTAGCTGGTTATTATGCTAAAAAAATGGGTTTACCAATAAAAAAACTTATTTGTGCTTCAAACAGCAATAACGTTCTTACAGATTTTATAAACAATGGAATATACAATAGGAAAAGAAAATTTTATAAAACTATCTCTCCCTCAATGGATATTTTGATTTCTAGTAACCTAGAAAGACTATTATATGATTTATCTAATTCGGACTCAAACTATATTTTAAATCTAATGATTCAACTAAAAGAAAATGGGGAATATAAGATAAATAATGATTTACACTCGAAAATAAAGAATCTGTTTTGGGCTGATTGGGTTGATGATACGACAACAAAAAAGCAAATTTATAAAGATTTCAAAGAAAACAATTATCTTTTGGATACTCATACTTCTGTAGGCAGATCTGTTTATCTAAAATACATTAGTCAAACAAAGGACTTTACACCAACATTTATATTATCTACTGCGAATCCATATAAATTTTCAATTAGTATTTACGAAGCTTTATTTGGAAAACCAGACCCTACTAAAAGTGAATTCGATTTAATGTTTGAATTGGAAGAAAAAACAAATGTTCCGATTCCAGCACCATTAAGGTCTTTAAAAGAAAAAAGCATAATTCATAAAGTTGTAATAAATAAAGAGCAAATGTCAGATGAAATTTTGAAAATCTTAGGCATAAAATCATAA
- a CDS encoding biotin--[acetyl-CoA-carboxylase] ligase yields the protein MKDLEKILFLKKVESTQDVSKDWIRKYNFSPVIVASEQTKGRGQRNSLWQSYKGGLWFSLSLKNFSTFKDTLLPLMCSYAVLKSIENLTLHPMIKWPNDVMLLYKKVAGILVEKFNFNGEVYHICGFGINVNNEINIENIRYPAINLKSILKREINVNMLLFNILENFEKILENFSDIFFDTILKDINNKLFLKNEFIKIEKQNKIVYNAILDSIGSEGELIYILNGKYYSLFSGRIIF from the coding sequence TTGAAAGATTTAGAAAAAATATTATTTTTAAAAAAGGTTGAGAGTACTCAGGACGTATCAAAAGATTGGATAAGAAAATACAATTTTTCGCCTGTTATAGTTGCATCAGAACAAACTAAAGGAAGAGGACAACGAAATTCGCTATGGCAATCCTATAAAGGTGGTCTGTGGTTTTCTCTTTCATTGAAAAATTTTTCTACGTTTAAAGATACACTTTTGCCTCTAATGTGTTCTTATGCTGTGCTAAAGTCTATCGAAAATTTGACTTTACATCCGATGATCAAATGGCCAAACGATGTAATGTTATTATATAAAAAAGTTGCAGGTATACTTGTAGAAAAATTTAACTTTAATGGTGAAGTTTATCATATTTGTGGCTTTGGAATAAACGTTAATAATGAAATAAATATTGAAAACATTAGATATCCTGCAATCAACTTAAAATCGATCCTTAAAAGAGAGATAAACGTTAACATGCTTTTGTTCAATATTTTAGAAAATTTTGAGAAAATTTTAGAGAATTTTTCTGATATTTTTTTTGATACGATATTAAAAGATATAAATAATAAACTTTTTTTAAAAAACGAATTTATAAAAATTGAGAAACAAAATAAAATTGTTTATAACGCAATTTTAGATTCTATTGGCTCTGAAGGAGAATTAATTTATATTTTGAACGGCAAATATTATTCATTATTCTCTGGAAGAATTATTTTTTAA
- a CDS encoding 5-formyltetrahydrofolate cyclo-ligase: protein MEKILIRERVLRKRESLSLDFQKSMSQVICLMIIKSFFYLEADSLMLYSSIKGEVDLKTLYTDALKRHKKVFLPTVSLKNIKINPVQCFVDTIWERGPYGIFEPLYKPNRIKQKNFDLVFIPGVAFDRNFNRIGFGKGFYDKFLKKLPKTTLKIGVAFDVQIVENINSDPWDIKMDIIVTEKGFLCREES, encoded by the coding sequence ATGGAAAAAATATTAATAAGGGAAAGAGTTCTTAGAAAAAGGGAAAGTCTTAGTTTAGATTTTCAAAAATCTATGAGCCAGGTTATTTGTTTAATGATTATAAAAAGTTTCTTTTATCTGGAAGCTGATAGTTTGATGTTATATTCCTCTATAAAGGGTGAGGTTGATCTTAAAACTTTGTATACAGATGCTTTAAAAAGACATAAAAAAGTGTTTTTGCCAACTGTTTCTTTAAAAAATATCAAGATTAACCCGGTTCAATGCTTTGTAGATACTATATGGGAAAGAGGACCGTATGGTATTTTTGAACCTTTGTATAAACCCAATAGAATTAAGCAAAAAAATTTTGATCTGGTTTTTATTCCTGGAGTAGCATTTGATCGAAATTTTAATAGGATAGGTTTTGGCAAAGGTTTTTACGACAAATTTTTGAAAAAATTACCAAAAACAACTTTGAAAATTGGTGTAGCGTTTGACGTTCAGATAGTTGAAAATATTAACTCAGATCCTTGGGATATAAAAATGGACATCATTGTTACTGAAAAAGGCTTCCTTTGCAGGGAGGAATCTTGA
- a CDS encoding adenylosuccinate synthase: MPGIVIVGAQWGDEGKGKITDWLAQRMNLIVRYQGGDNAGHTVVVDDKEYKFHNIPSGILYSDKKCIIGNGAVLNLWMLHKEVESLKERGHQCKNLFISTRTHLILPFHPIIDRWKDQTPNGKVIGTTGRGIGPTYMDKYGRVGIRMGDLYCSESDLKDLLHKSYEEKIKLYSNFVDLSSINIDSIFKELLRFKEYFADHVIDSVYEINDALKNGQKVLFEGAQGTLLDLDHGTYPFVTSSHPTAGGACMGSGVGPKFINGIIGIAKAYTTRVGEGPFPTELFDDIGEKIRQKGHEFGTTTGRPRRTGWLDAVVLHYSSIVNSFDGFALTKLDVLDDLDTLKIAYAYKLRSGKVVDRMPSCISDLYNVELLYEEMPGWKTDTTNVKKFEDLPENAIKYIKRIEELSKTPVLFVSIGAKRSQTLIADDSILKKLGI, translated from the coding sequence ATGCCAGGAATTGTTATTGTAGGAGCACAGTGGGGAGATGAAGGGAAAGGTAAAATTACTGATTGGCTTGCGCAAAGGATGAATTTGATTGTGAGATATCAAGGTGGAGATAATGCGGGTCACACTGTGGTAGTTGATGATAAAGAATATAAGTTTCATAACATACCGTCAGGAATTTTGTATTCTGACAAGAAATGCATAATTGGTAACGGTGCAGTCCTAAATCTCTGGATGTTACACAAAGAAGTTGAAAGCCTGAAAGAAAGAGGTCATCAATGTAAAAACCTTTTCATAAGCACAAGGACTCACTTGATTTTACCGTTCCATCCAATTATAGATAGATGGAAAGACCAAACTCCTAATGGGAAGGTAATAGGTACTACAGGCAGGGGTATTGGTCCAACATATATGGATAAATATGGTAGAGTTGGAATAAGAATGGGAGATTTATATTGTTCTGAGTCTGATTTGAAGGATTTGTTACACAAATCTTATGAGGAAAAAATAAAGCTTTATAGTAATTTTGTTGATTTAAGCTCCATAAATATTGATTCAATTTTTAAAGAGTTGCTAAGATTTAAAGAATACTTTGCAGATCACGTTATTGATTCTGTTTACGAAATCAACGATGCCTTAAAAAATGGACAAAAGGTTTTATTTGAGGGTGCTCAGGGAACACTACTTGATTTGGACCATGGAACATATCCATTTGTAACCTCTTCACATCCAACTGCAGGAGGTGCGTGTATGGGTTCAGGTGTAGGTCCAAAATTTATAAATGGTATAATCGGTATAGCGAAGGCATACACCACAAGGGTTGGCGAAGGCCCATTTCCTACTGAGTTATTTGATGATATAGGTGAAAAAATCAGACAAAAGGGGCATGAATTCGGTACTACTACAGGTAGACCAAGAAGAACTGGATGGCTTGATGCAGTGGTCTTGCACTATAGCTCAATTGTCAATTCTTTTGACGGTTTTGCGCTTACAAAACTTGATGTATTGGATGATTTAGATACATTAAAAATTGCATATGCTTATAAATTAAGATCCGGTAAAGTCGTAGACAGAATGCCTTCATGTATATCCGATTTGTATAATGTTGAGTTGCTTTACGAAGAAATGCCTGGGTGGAAAACTGATACTACAAACGTTAAAAAATTTGAAGATTTGCCAGAGAATGCCATAAAGTATATAAAAAGGATTGAAGAGCTATCAAAAACCCCTGTTTTATTCGTTAGTATAGGTGCTAAGCGTTCTCAAACACTTATAGCAGATGATTCAATTCTGAAAAAGTTAGGAATTTAA
- the dnaB gene encoding replicative DNA helicase — translation MLDRTPPYNLEAEQALLGSMLLSREAIAMCIETVKPEYFYKTAHRHIYSSIVELFDKGDPVDIVTLSEKLSTKNLLDEIGGPSYLADLVSNLLTPANAQYYAKLVEEAALFRKLIEVGTEIVEIGFSRENIEDALDRAEKLVFEITQKRSRKGFVHISDALTSTFEMIDKSFQNKTGITGEPSGFKDFDFLTAGFQPSDLIIIAARPSMGKTAFCLNLARYLSGQPGKAVGIFSLEMSKEQLSQRLICAESMIDIHNLRTGNIQEHEWPRLSRAISKLSECNLYIDDTPNISALEMRAKSRKLKSETPLSLIIVDYLQLMQGRKSENRVQEVAEIARSLKALAREIEVPIIALSQLSRAVETRNEKRPVLSDLRESGEIEQIADVVAFIYRDEYYNPKSDKKRIAEIIIAKQRNGPLGKVELVFLKEQAKFVNKEDFYSNE, via the coding sequence ATGTTAGATAGAACTCCCCCATATAATTTAGAAGCAGAACAAGCCCTTTTGGGCTCTATGTTGCTTAGTAGAGAAGCAATTGCAATGTGCATTGAAACTGTTAAGCCAGAATATTTTTATAAAACTGCTCATAGGCATATATATTCATCTATTGTAGAGCTTTTTGACAAGGGAGATCCTGTAGACATAGTAACTTTGTCAGAAAAGTTGTCTACAAAAAATTTGTTGGACGAAATAGGCGGTCCAAGTTATCTAGCCGATCTCGTTTCGAATTTATTAACGCCTGCCAATGCTCAATATTATGCAAAACTAGTTGAGGAAGCTGCATTGTTTAGAAAGTTGATAGAAGTTGGAACAGAAATTGTAGAAATAGGCTTTTCCAGGGAAAACATAGAAGATGCTCTCGATAGAGCTGAAAAACTTGTTTTTGAAATTACACAAAAAAGATCTAGAAAAGGATTTGTCCATATATCGGATGCCCTCACTTCTACTTTTGAAATGATTGATAAGTCATTTCAAAATAAAACAGGCATAACAGGTGAACCTAGTGGTTTTAAAGACTTTGACTTCTTAACAGCAGGGTTTCAGCCTTCAGATCTCATTATTATTGCTGCAAGACCATCAATGGGTAAAACTGCATTTTGTTTGAATCTTGCAAGATATTTATCAGGGCAACCCGGAAAGGCTGTAGGGATATTTTCGCTTGAAATGTCTAAGGAACAATTATCTCAAAGATTGATATGTGCTGAGAGTATGATAGATATTCATAACCTTAGAACAGGAAATATTCAAGAACATGAATGGCCCAGATTGAGTAGAGCAATATCAAAGCTTTCTGAATGTAACCTTTATATCGATGATACTCCTAATATATCTGCTCTTGAGATGAGGGCTAAGTCAAGAAAATTAAAAAGTGAAACTCCATTATCACTGATAATAGTCGATTATCTGCAACTTATGCAGGGTAGAAAAAGTGAAAATAGAGTACAAGAGGTAGCTGAAATTGCAAGATCGCTTAAGGCTTTGGCTAGAGAGATAGAAGTTCCAATAATTGCTCTCTCGCAACTATCCAGAGCAGTCGAGACTAGAAATGAGAAAAGACCAGTACTTTCTGATCTTAGAGAGTCAGGCGAAATTGAACAAATAGCTGATGTTGTAGCATTTATATATAGGGATGAATATTATAACCCAAAGTCAGACAAGAAAAGAATTGCCGAAATAATTATTGCTAAGCAAAGGAATGGCCCTTTGGGCAAAGTAGAATTGGTGTTTCTAAAAGAACAAGCAAAATTTGTAAATAAAGAGGATTTTTATAGCAATGAGTAA